Within uncultured Methanoregula sp., the genomic segment AGCCGTGCCCTGGTAGACGGCATCCATGTAGACCGATGCCGCTGACGGGTAAGACCCGACATAGATGCTCCCGTAGGTTGTCGTATCGGTAGTAGTGACGGTCGTGACTTCGGTGGTAACTTCTGTGGTTGTTTCCGTGGTTACGGTAGTTGCCGCATCAGTAGTTACAGCGGTGGTCACTTCAGTAGTTGCCGTTGTAGTCGCATCCGTTGTCACCGCAGTAGTTGCGGCTGCAGTTGTCGTGGCGGCTGTGGTTGATGCAACCGTTGCAGCGGCTGTTGTTGTCGCAGCGGCAGCAGCCACGGTCGTTTCCGCAGCTGCGGTCGTGGCAGTTGCTGCTACCGTTGTTGCCGCGGTTGTGGCAGCCGTTGTGGTTGTCGATGTGTCGTCAGCCAGGACCGGTACAGCTACCAGGAATAAGAGGAGGAGGATAGCAAGAATTGCGGTTTTCATCAGATCCCTCGTTGGGAGTGGCAAGCAAATGTAAAGTTAATATTACATTTTGTACAACTTAATTATCCAAATGTGCTATAAATAATGCTTGCATGAGCAAAGTAACAGGATTCAACTTCCGGGAAACCGGGAAAAAGCCGGAGGACGACGAAACC encodes:
- a CDS encoding PEGA domain-containing protein; amino-acid sequence: MKTAILAILLLLFLVAVPVLADDTSTTTTAATTAATTVAATATTAAAETTVAAAAATTTAAATVASTTAATTTAAATTAVTTDATTTATTEVTTAVTTDAATTVTTETTTEVTTEVTTVTTTDTTTYGSIYVGSYPSAASVYMDAVYQGTAPITISSLTPGNYTILLQMSGYADWSDSIAVTAGNQTTVYQVLTSLVTTTATTVPETTVPTITTPVTTLQTIAHKATTVKIPTPWPTDTPKASPVDLTVILGGIGMGVAALRRQ